Proteins from a single region of Rhipicephalus sanguineus isolate Rsan-2018 chromosome 5, BIME_Rsan_1.4, whole genome shotgun sequence:
- the LOC119394042 gene encoding facilitated trehalose transporter Tret1-like → MAEQWQRRRRRRWPWTKRSCNEDSDGCLHLFLAELAAAMAAVSYGLSVGYSSPALPDMRQRMHLTENESSWFGSLLNIGALVGGLVGGPSIRYLGRRYTFLLTAVFHIAGWILIATGSAVWMLLLGRTFTGLATGVAALAVPVFISEVSPKEVRGLLDTVCTMAITFGILTAYVLGKWCHYDLLAALCIVPPVIMAVLLPMLAGSPRWLLQVGRQDSALRALQFYRGPDVAVEFGAMHEAVTADLESPLTLAELGRPWVYKPFLCTLAAFFLQQFSGIVVMLFYTQDIFTTAGTGLSAADSTIVVGAVQVVCVGLATQLTDRLGRRPLMLFSTAVSGISLVILGCFYHFKRTLGPSFVHSYGWLPLFSLCLYFLGFSVGLSPVPSILLGEMLPLRVKCGAASFLIFFYFSCGTLVAKEYNDMMALVGEAGVYWFYAGFMAAGFILVAAFLPETKGKTLEEIEEIFGSRRSEQEEYND, encoded by the exons ATGGCCGAACAATGgcagcgtcggcggcggaggcggTGGCCGTGGACGAAGAGGTCATGCAACGAAGACTCCGATGGATGCCTGCACCTATTCCTCGCCGAACTGGCTGCCGCAATGGCGGCGGTCTCTTACGGCCTCTCCGTCGGGTACTCGTCCCCGGCGTTGCCGGACATGCGCCAACGGATGCACTTGACCGAGAACGAGAGCAGCTGGTTCGGATCGCTGCTCAACATCGGAGCGCTCGTCGGGGGACTGGTCGGAG GACCGTCTATCCGGTACCTTGGGCGACGATACACCTTCCTGCTCACTGCTGTCTTCCACATAGCCGGTTGGATCCTGATAGCCACGGGCTCCGCAGTCTGGATGCTGCTGCTAGGCCGCACATTCACGGGACTGGCAACGGGTGTTGCTGCACTAGCCGTGCCGGTCTTTATCTCCGAG GTGAGTCCCAAGGAGGTACGGGGTCTTCTGGACACCGTGTGCACGATGGCAATCACTTTCGGTATACTAACGGCCTACGTATTGGGCAAGTGGTGTCACTATGACTTGCTGGCAGCACTATGCATCGTCCCGCCTGTCATCATGGCTGTGCTCTTGCCCATGCTTGCTGGTTCTCCCCGCTGGTTGCTGCAAGTGGGGCGCCAGGATTCGGCGCTCAG GGCTCTCCAGTTCTATCGCGGACCGGATGTGGCCGTAGAGTTCGGAGCCATGCATGAAGCAGTCACGGCCGACCTTGAATCACCGCTGACCCTGGCCGAGCTCGGGAGACCCTGGGTGTACAAGCCATTTCTGTGCACGCTGGCCGCCTTCTTCTTGCAGCAATTCTCGGGCATCGTGGTCATGCTATTCTACACCCAAGATATCTTCACCACGGCCGGCACAGGCTTGTCGGCGGCCGACAGCACCATCGTCGTGGGTGCTGTGCAG GTGGTGTGCGTAGGCCTCGCCACGCAACTCACGGATCGCCTTGGTCGTCGCCCCCTCATGCTCTTTTCGACAGCGGTGTCCGGCATCAGCCTCGTTATCCTGGGCTGCTTCTACCACTTCAAGCGCACACTGGGACCCAGCTTCGTGCACTCTTACGGCTGGCTGCCCCTGTTCTCCCTGTGTCTCTACTTTCTGGGCTTCTCCGTGGGCCTGAGCCCGGTGCCTTCGATACTCCTGGGCGAAATGCTACCGCTGCGGGTCAAGTGCGGAGCCGCCAGCTTCCTTATATTCTTCTACTTCTCCTGCGGCACACTCGTCGCCAAGGAATACAACGACATGATGGCGTTGGTGGGCGAGGCCGGCGTCTACTGGTTCTACGCGGGCTTCATGGCCGCTGGCTTCATACTTGTGGCCGCTTTCCTGCCGGAGACGAAGGGAAAGACTCTCGAAGAGATTGAAGAGATTTTCGGCTCGCGACGGTCCGAACAGGAAGAATACAACGACTAG